Part of the Drosophila kikkawai strain 14028-0561.14 chromosome 3L, DkikHiC1v2, whole genome shotgun sequence genome is shown below.
GAGTTTCCAGTGGATGTCGCGCGTCCTTCAGGCCGTGGATTCCATTCACCAAGTTGGCATCTATTGTCTGGCTTTAGTGCCACCCAATCATTTGCCCAAGACCCCACTGGGGGGCATACACTTGTGTGAGGCGAGGCGCAGATTCCTGGAGGGATCCCTGCACCCAGCCAATGTGCTGATGTGTCCCCACACATGTGTCACAAATCTGCCAAAGCCACGGGAGTTGCATCAAGGTGAGTGTTTTAGTGTTTCTGCATTTTCACTGAATTCTGTGTTCTGTTTTAATAATTGGCTCTGTTGGACTCTCTCTATGCTTTTCGCTACcttattaaaatacaaatattgcTTTCCTCTATTTTTAACCACCAACCAACAACACTACAACAATGCTGCGATTACTTCTCTGACCACAAATCCACACACTCACcgcaaatacaaataaataacgaCACTGTATGATATCGACAAAACACAATGCCAACATGACTAATAATCGCTTCAATTAATCATTTTCGTAATGAATTCCCTGtaaaaatcaacaaatcaTTCAACTACTACCAACTAACCAttcccaaaaaccaaaaaaggtGTGCAAACTGCCGCAAAATTAAGCTCATCATCTGGATGTGGTATTACAGACACGGGTGTAGGACCAGCCTCCGTGATGGTTGGCAATTTAGTGCAGGGTAATCGTCTGGCCGAGGCCCACGGACGAGATGTTGGACTGGCCGAGGATTGTGAGCGTAAGGTTGGTAATATCCCCTATACATACCGAGAGAGAGTCGGCCTTTTAAACTTTCAACTCCCTTGAAACACAGCCACAACTCATAACGGGCGTACTGCGTTGGCGTGCAAACACTTCTCCGGATCACATAATATTCACACTGCTAAATTCCAAGGGTAAGCTTAGGTTTTCCCCAGTAAATATGTTACTAATTCGGGTCTTTGCCAGGTGCCATTGCCAAGACTCTAACATGCTCCGAGCTGCATAAGCGGGCCGAGAAGATAGCAGCGCTTTTGCAGGAAAGAGGAAGGATTGAGGCAGGCGATCATGTTGGTAAGAAATACCCATATGCTCGAAATACCCATATGTTAATTGAAAACCCAAAAACTCTTATTTTTCAGCGCTCATCTTTCCACCAGGACTGGACTTGTTGTGTGCTTTCTATGGCTGCCTTTATTTGGGTGCAATACCAATTACCATTAGACCGCCGCATCCACAAAATTTGAATACTACTTTACCCACTGTTCGCATGATTGTGGATGTCTCCAAGAGCGGCATTGTGCTCTCCATACAACCGATTATTAAGCTGCTGAAATCGCGAGAGGCGGCCACTTCGATTGACCCAAAGACATGGCCACCCATTTTGGATATAGATGACAATCCAAAGCGCAAATATGCCGGCATTGCCACGGTCTCCTTTGACTCGAGCGCCTATTTGGACTTTAGTGTGTCAACCTGTGGACGTCTCAGTGGAGTCAACATAACGCATCGGTAAGTagaactaaaaaaaacaagggtTTTTTAGCTTATATGCATTTCCTCCCTATCCCGCAGATCTCTCTCTAGTCTTTGCGCCAGTTTGAAGCTGGCCTGTGAGCTGTATCCCTCTCGCCACGTTGCGTTATGCTTGGATCCGTATTGTGGTCTTGGGTTTGTGATGTGGACTCTCATTGGCGTTTACAGCGGCCACCACTCCATACTTATTGCGCCCTACGAAGTGGAGGCCAATCCCAGCCTTTGGCTGTCCACGCTCTCGCAGCATCGTGTTCGTGACACCTTCTGCTCGTACGGCGTCATTGAGCTCTGCACCAAGGCGCTAAGCAACTCCATACCCTCGCTAAAGCAGCGAAACATTGACCTGCGCTGCGTGCGAACGTGTGTTGTGGTGGCGGAAGAGCGCCCCCGAGTCCAACTGACTCAGCAGTTCTGTAAGCTCTTCCAGGCTTTAGGGCTGAACACCCGCTGTGTCTCCACTTCGTTTGGATGTCGGGTGAATCCAGCCATTTGTGTGCAGGGAGCCAGCTCAGCGGAGAGTGCCCAGGTGTATGTGGATATGAGGGCCCTGCGAAACAATCGTGTGGCGCTGGTGGAGCGTGGTGCGCCAAATTCACTGTGCGTCATCGAGTCGGGTAAACTGTTGCCGGGCGTAAAGGTCATCATTGCTAATCCCGACACTAAGGGTCACTGTGGAGACTCGCATTTGGGTGAAATTTGGGTAATCAAATTTggattcataatttttaagatttacataatatattttacattttctcttagGTTCAAGCACCGCACAATGCCAACGGTTACTTTACAATTTACGGAGATGAAACCGACTACAATGACCACTTCAATGCCAAGCTAGTGACCGGGGCCACTTCAGAGCTATATGCACGCACCGGCTACTTGGGTTTCTTGCGACGCACCGAATGCTCGCAAGCAGCCTCGTTGCTGGACGAGACCACACCGAGTGTGGCTAGCCGCGACAGTGATACCGAGTCCCTGAATTCCATCAGCCAGCTGCAATTGAACTTCTCGAATGCTTCCTTGGGCGGAAACTCGGAGCAGAGCCTCATAGGCGGTGCTGGCAATCCGAATGATCAGGAACTGCACGATGCTGTGTACGTGGTGGGAGCAGTTGATGAGGTGATCTCGTTACGCGGAATGAACTATCATCCAATTGATATTGAAAATTCCGTAATGCGCTGTCACAAAAAAATTGCCGAGTGGTAAGAATTGGATTTAGTTTGCATTTGTTGGCataatgaataatattttaaaccttttaCTTTTTGCAGCGCCGTTTTCACCTGGACGAACTTGTTAGTGGTGGTCGTCGAGTTGGATGGCAATGAGTCGGAAGCTTTGGACTTGGTTCCCTTGGTCACAAACACAGTATTAGAGGATCATCAGCTGATTGTAGGCGTTGTGGTCGTTGTTGATCCAGGTTTGTATTGTTATGGGATCAGGTGTTATgtgttttttaaaacaatttctcTTTTCAGGTGTGGTGCCTATTAATAGTCGTGGCGAAAAGCAACGGATGCATTTACGGGACGGCTTTCTGGCCGACCAATTGGATCCCATATACGTAGCCTATAACATgtaaatacacaaatattcTTATGAAGGGAAAACGCAAGCATCCCCCCGTTCTCTCCCTATCATGTTTAAACCATAACACTAACATTCGCAATCCACTAACACAATATACAAGAAGGCTCATATTTCAGTTCGGATTGTCCAAATAATTGCACATTTCCTCTAAGAATATTAGCATAGTAGCATAGATGGTAAACAATTCTTACAATAAATTGACTATTTAACTTTATATGACCATATAAGACAgcaaacatttaatatttatttataaataaacgaTTTGTATGCAATATTGATGTGTTTATACAATTAGGAATACGTTAAGGTTTCTTGAtcttatcattaaaattccttATTCATCTACATCCTTCTTGGGGGTCTTAGAACTATGTAGGATTATTGTTTTTACTGAGCGATTGCAATTCGGTGCCGCCAATTTCATGCGAACCCCGGTCATACCACCACCGTAGGATAATGGTGCGGCGCCGGCGTACAACAAGGAAAATAAGCAATACCCAAACTCCTTGGAGGCCATTCACCATGTCGCAAAGCAGCAGGTAATTCGATTTGGAGCCTGAGTAGAAGGTGACTATTTCGAGAAGCCAACTTATGACCATTATTATGCCCAGGAGACTGACGCATTTGGCGCTGTTGTGCAGggtaaaagttatttaaatttggaaaacgaaaaaagaaaagaagaaaacttaCTCCTTTTTAACGTCTTCGTATTTCTGCTGATCAAACCTCTCATTGTTGCGGCAAAGATCAGTTCCTTCAGCCTTGACATATCCGTTAATGCGTTGGAAACCAAAGAATGATATGATATTGATCTAAAGAACATAACGCTAAGCTGTTAAAGTTGACGCTCTTACTCAAGATAAACTTACCAGgaaacttaaaaacaaaacggtGGACACTGGAGGTATGAAGTAACGCTGTGAGTCACGTATAGACTCCGTGAGACCCTGCAGGAAGTATGAGGGCATTCCTGGCAGTCCCTTTTGGACCGTCATGGCCACTATGGTAGCCGGCCCGGTAAAAGCCAAAATACAATAGCAAGCAAAGTTGAAGGCTGCCCAGAACTTGGTCAGCTGTATGCAACAGGGCAACTTGTACCACACATTCAGGAGAACGTTGAAGCATATGCAGAAATACCAAAAGAAGTAGCCCAAAATGAAGAACTGTATGACATAGCCAATGAATCCAGTGTTCGATATTCCATAGATGTGCACCACGGAGTGCACAAAGTAACCCGATGCCAGGCACAAGGACATCAGACTCAGCGAAAGGCCATGCAGATTCCGCAGAAGACGAAGTGTCATGTGCAAGTAGCTGACTAGCAACAGACAGGGCATCGAGATGAGCATTAAAACGGCCACGAAAATTACCTTTGAGGAACTTCAGGGGTAAGTCTTGGTGTACGTAATTAAGCTAAATTGTGCTGCTCACCTTGGCGAAGGCAATTTGCTCTTCCACCTGTGTCACGCAAGTGAAGGCAAACAAATTCCCCGACTTGTCCACATCCAGGCAGTAGTTCTGTTCGACTGTATAGGACTCGTTGCCGAACTTGTCAATGATTAACAAGGACCCATCCTGCAGCACGAAGAATGCATCCTCTTGATCGTCATATTGAAGCGAGCTAAACTTGAagacaaatttatttaattctcgATTTGGATAATTTGGATTTGTATTTACCTGTTGCAGGGATTACCAATCTCATAGGATAAAGCAGTTGGAATTTCCAGATCCTCAATGCAGTTATCAAAGAGCACGGCAGTTATTATCGTCGGTTCAAAGTTTACCACGGCGCTGTCGCACATTGAATCGCTTTGGTTCTCACGATATATATCCAGATTTTCTCCATGTGGACAGCATTTTCGCAATCGTGACGAGTCCTTGGCTATGGGCTGTATCCTATATTTTTCACGCTGCGAACAATCGGCGGGCTCGGCTGCCTTTTGAGGAGATACTTCAACAGCTGGAAACTTATTGGTGGCTAATGTTACAGCCGCCTCAGTAGCAGAGCTTCCGGATTCAAAAGCAGGGGAAATTGTGGTATT
Proteins encoded:
- the mthl14 gene encoding probable G-protein coupled receptor Mth-like 14, with the translated sequence MNFCCWRLIFTLVILEAICSYLGAAAQATNGSVDLNLDTSGINPNGTVSPTSNEVLAATISTGIVSATKSPNESVDTSSLHPNGTVSPTTNEVLNTTISPAFESGSSATEAAVTLATNKFPAVEVSPQKAAEPADCSQREKYRIQPIAKDSSRLRKCCPHGENLDIYRENQSDSMCDSAVVNFEPTIITAVLFDNCIEDLEIPTALSYEIGNPCNSSLQYDDQEDAFFVLQDGSLLIIDKFGNESYTVEQNYCLDVDKSGNLFAFTCVTQVEEQIAFAKVIFVAVLMLISMPCLLLVSYLHMTLRLLRNLHGLSLSLMSLCLASGYFVHSVVHIYGISNTGFIGYVIQFFILGYFFWYFCICFNVLLNVWYKLPCCIQLTKFWAAFNFACYCILAFTGPATIVAMTVQKGLPGMPSYFLQGLTESIRDSQRYFIPPVSTVLFLSFLINIISFFGFQRINGYVKAEGTDLCRNNERFDQQKYEDVKKDAKCVSLLGIIMVISWLLEIVTFYSGSKSNYLLLCDMVNGLQGVWVLLIFLVVRRRRTIILRWWYDRGSHEIGGTELQSLSKNNNPT